A genome region from Methanobacterium sp. includes the following:
- the hypB gene encoding hydrogenase nickel incorporation protein HypB — MHKVAEVEVQHDIMVANKKLARKNQRILDKDRVFSVDVVGAIGSGKTSLIEAIIDAVDYKIGVIAGDVISKYDAGRFENHNVPVVGLNTGKECHLDAHLVEHALHDLPLGDIDVLFIENVGNLICPVDFDLGSHMRMVVISVTEGDDTVEKHPLIFQDADLVVINKVDLADAVGADDDKMVSDVAEINPEVQVIKTSLKTGTGFNDVIEAINGFINDN, encoded by the coding sequence ATGCATAAAGTTGCAGAAGTGGAAGTTCAACACGATATAATGGTGGCCAACAAGAAACTGGCCCGAAAAAATCAGAGAATACTGGATAAAGACCGTGTTTTTTCAGTGGATGTTGTGGGAGCCATAGGATCCGGAAAAACATCCCTTATCGAAGCCATAATTGATGCTGTGGACTATAAAATCGGTGTTATTGCAGGGGACGTTATCAGTAAATACGATGCAGGTAGGTTTGAAAACCATAACGTGCCTGTGGTGGGGTTGAACACTGGTAAAGAATGCCATTTAGATGCGCACCTGGTGGAACATGCCCTCCATGACCTGCCCCTGGGTGATATTGATGTATTGTTCATTGAAAATGTGGGTAACCTCATCTGTCCAGTGGACTTTGACCTGGGCAGTCACATGCGAATGGTGGTAATCAGTGTCACTGAAGGAGATGACACTGTGGAAAAACATCCACTGATCTTCCAGGATGCTGATCTGGTGGTTATCAACAAGGTGGACCTGGCTGATGCAGTTGGTGCAGATGACGATAAAATGGTCAGTGATGTTGCGGAGATAAACCCGGAAGTACAAGTTATCAAGACCAGTCTTAAAACTGGAACTGGGTTTAATGATGTTATTGAAGCTATTAATGGTTTCATTAACGATAACTGA
- a CDS encoding DUF354 domain-containing protein, with protein MKVWIDIVNSPHVRFFHSIIRYLEDQGEEVFITARRFGDVHRLLDLFGIEYHLVGWHGVSLEEKLIRSTQRAYELSQIISREKPDVAVSKHSIELPRVSYGLKIPSVYVLDNEHAIAANKLTLPLCDKIVLPEVIEKEAVVRCGADPDHLLPYNGTSEITHLVDFQYNPHIFQDLKLDLEKEKTILMRPEPALASYLDADCRKTVLSPIVEALEDQANILVIPRFREQQQIFENDDQITLIKPPVDTFSLMKACDLVIGAGGTMNREAALLGTPVISCYPGQLLSVDSYYIKKGLMKRSTRSEEIVGMARELLKDDHHYLELSTDDLFKIMIDSIYQSANGENK; from the coding sequence TTGAAGGTATGGATCGACATAGTTAACTCCCCCCACGTGCGGTTTTTCCACAGTATAATCCGCTACCTGGAGGATCAGGGTGAAGAAGTTTTCATAACCGCCCGCCGTTTTGGTGATGTGCACAGACTCCTGGATCTATTCGGGATTGAGTACCACCTGGTGGGATGGCACGGAGTGAGTCTGGAGGAAAAGCTCATCCGCAGCACACAGAGAGCTTACGAGCTTTCACAAATTATAAGCAGGGAAAAACCCGACGTCGCTGTTTCCAAACACTCTATTGAACTTCCCCGTGTTTCATATGGTCTTAAGATCCCCAGTGTTTATGTTCTGGACAATGAACACGCCATAGCTGCCAACAAACTCACATTACCCCTTTGTGATAAGATCGTCCTACCCGAAGTGATTGAAAAAGAGGCAGTGGTTCGTTGTGGTGCCGATCCAGACCACCTGCTCCCTTACAATGGCACATCAGAGATTACCCATCTGGTGGACTTTCAGTACAATCCTCACATATTCCAGGACCTTAAATTAGACCTTGAAAAGGAAAAAACAATACTTATGAGGCCTGAACCTGCATTAGCTTCCTATTTGGATGCTGATTGTAGGAAAACTGTCCTGTCTCCAATTGTTGAGGCACTGGAGGATCAGGCTAACATTCTGGTGATACCTCGCTTCCGGGAACAGCAACAGATATTCGAAAATGATGACCAGATCACTCTGATAAAACCTCCCGTGGACACTTTCAGCCTTATGAAAGCCTGTGACCTGGTTATAGGGGCTGGCGGAACCATGAACCGTGAAGCCGCTCTTCTGGGAACTCCGGTGATATCCTGTTATCCAGGACAGCTACTTTCTGTGGATTCTTACTACATCAAAAAAGGGCTTATGAAACGATCCACACGTTCTGAAGAGATAGTGGGAATGGCCAGGGAACTTCTTAAAGACGACCACCACTATTTGGAACTTTCAACTGATGATCTGTTTAAAATCATGATTGACAGTATTTACCAGTCTGCAAATGGTGAAAACAAATAA
- a CDS encoding DUF1890 domain-containing protein, with translation MKKAIILLGCPESPSQTPLTIYAAHKLTGMGYQVTVVSTPSAKKLVEVSDPEEYYIQNKTDIESCLDGLNPGDYDFLLGFVAKDAAVSYFVTFYHILNTKSLALVFHRDQEKLDNFEKTVRENTQADIASARAYHNPTPLRVRLDRALLKLENSDEQSGEVEKKMETHKEDEPNKMNKLDKPEDS, from the coding sequence ATGAAAAAAGCCATTATATTATTGGGATGTCCTGAATCACCTTCACAAACCCCCCTGACAATTTATGCTGCTCATAAGTTAACTGGGATGGGATACCAGGTCACAGTGGTCAGTACACCATCAGCCAAGAAACTGGTGGAAGTATCTGACCCTGAGGAATATTACATACAAAACAAGACAGACATAGAATCCTGCCTGGATGGATTGAATCCGGGTGATTATGATTTTCTTTTAGGATTTGTGGCTAAAGATGCTGCAGTAAGCTATTTTGTAACATTTTACCACATCCTCAATACCAAGAGCCTGGCACTGGTGTTCCACCGTGACCAGGAAAAACTGGATAACTTTGAAAAAACGGTCAGGGAGAACACGCAGGCGGATATTGCATCTGCAAGAGCATACCACAACCCCACACCCCTCAGGGTACGTTTGGACCGAGCACTGTTGAAACTGGAAAATTCTGATGAGCAATCCGGCGAAGTTGAAAAGAAGATGGAAACTCATAAAGAGGATGAACCTAACAAAATGAATAAACTTGATAAACCGGAGGATTCCTGA
- a CDS encoding DUF1894 domain-containing protein gives MFCLDTYLRESEDYEIHMTRSGFKDCARFIEKNAPEVVHVNPGEKIVGARIIGIPPVPIGINEEKGTIILPYTKPCYGTATVEVPVPPEEREKIRAVKID, from the coding sequence ATGTTTTGCCTTGACACTTACCTTCGTGAATCAGAAGACTACGAGATACACATGACACGATCCGGGTTCAAAGACTGTGCTCGTTTCATAGAAAAGAACGCCCCGGAAGTAGTCCATGTCAATCCTGGGGAAAAAATAGTGGGAGCCCGTATCATCGGAATACCCCCAGTACCCATTGGTATCAACGAGGAAAAAGGTACCATAATACTCCCTTACACTAAACCCTGCTATGGGACAGCAACAGTTGAGGTACCGGTTCCTCCTGAAGAACGGGAGAAAATAAGGGCTGTTAAAATAGATTAA
- a CDS encoding serine protease: MGLNERFIKTTVLFKGIDTSGKSHNGTGFLFIGPHAYNKHRFSSFVVTNKHLAKNLKNASIQFYFDAARAKQKYELNCDIFNYFCHPDDEIDICIFLIKTDIAVNIHFLNYKTQILKKDDLESNNVSEGDLVYCIGYPDSLEKVDYAKANNGVIHDIKSLYEGISNDFSIDAQVSPGNSGSPIILEGTNGIKSKLIGIVHEYQAIEKNNKIVYTGIGNVLPMDCILDTIQFYYEYIGKEFSKEIEILSKLALHENVTKYLEWNVEHDNQLGWDKLKKNGCTPTKIKAYVKYLKENNNRFFNNDKRDLKRVLKLLRKLLDSPFIELVARESEIPTSKNLISKYLSEIDRIKDRY, encoded by the coding sequence ATGGGATTGAATGAAAGATTTATTAAAACTACAGTATTATTTAAAGGAATTGATACATCAGGTAAAAGTCATAATGGAACAGGATTCTTATTTATAGGGCCTCATGCATATAATAAACATAGATTTAGCAGTTTTGTAGTAACTAATAAACATTTAGCTAAAAATTTAAAAAATGCCAGTATCCAGTTTTATTTTGATGCTGCCAGAGCTAAACAAAAGTATGAATTAAATTGTGACATATTCAATTATTTTTGCCATCCCGATGACGAAATCGATATTTGCATATTTTTAATTAAAACAGATATTGCTGTAAATATTCATTTTTTGAATTATAAAACTCAAATTTTAAAAAAAGATGATTTAGAATCAAATAATGTTTCAGAGGGCGATTTAGTATATTGTATTGGTTATCCAGATAGTCTTGAAAAGGTAGATTATGCAAAAGCTAATAATGGAGTGATACACGATATAAAATCATTATATGAAGGCATAAGTAATGACTTTAGTATAGATGCACAAGTATCCCCCGGAAACAGCGGTAGTCCCATAATTTTAGAAGGAACTAATGGCATTAAATCTAAATTAATAGGTATAGTTCATGAATATCAAGCTATTGAAAAAAATAATAAAATTGTTTATACGGGAATAGGGAATGTTCTTCCTATGGATTGTATTTTGGATACTATTCAATTTTACTATGAATATATAGGAAAAGAGTTCTCAAAAGAAATAGAAATACTTAGTAAATTAGCATTGCATGAAAATGTAACTAAATATTTAGAATGGAACGTAGAACATGACAACCAACTTGGGTGGGATAAACTTAAAAAAAATGGTTGTACTCCTACTAAAATCAAAGCTTATGTAAAATATCTAAAAGAAAATAATAATCGATTTTTCAACAATGATAAGCGTGATTTGAAAAGAGTACTTAAATTGTTAAGAAAATTATTAGATTCACCTTTTATTGAACTTGTTGCGCGTGAAAGTGAAATACCAACTTCTAAAAATTTAATATCCAAATATTTAAGCGAAATAGATAGAATCAAAGATCGTTATTAA